The nucleotide sequence GCAAAGTAGAAGGCGTAAACATGCTCTACGGCACGCAAAGCAAAGTCTGGAAAACGGATAAAGAACTGAGCGCCGCCGGCGACAAAGTAAAGCAGACCGATGCCCAGGAAGATGAGCGCATCACCTTCTTCGCCAACGGCCAGTACAACATGACCTCGCCCGCTGGTGCCGTAAACGGCAAGTACACGTTCGATCAGGCCGGTAAAACCATCACCATGACCCCCGATGGCGCTGCCCAGAGCAACACGTTCAACGTAGTAACCCTCACCGACGACAAGCTGACGCTGAAAAGCGCCGCCGGTGCTGAGCTGCGTCTCGAGAAGGAGTAAGCTCCTGCAACCGGTTTGAAAAAGCCGTCTGAAAACACAGAAAAGCCCTTCTGCCCCGTGCGGAAGGGCTTTTTTGTTTTCAGGCCTCTCGGATGGCGCTGTTGCCGGTGCGCTAGGTGTAGGTGTAGCTACCTGCACCTTAGCAGTCAGGTAGCTGATAGTATAGTGGAGAGTATCCGGAATAGCTTATGTAGTTTGGCGGCAGAATTATTACTCCCTGAATTACTTGATTGTTATGCCTGTGAATTTCCGGTTGCTGGCCGCCTGCTGCCTGCTCACCGCCGCTACGGCTCCGGCCCTGGCCCAACCCACAACCCCCGCCACCACGGCTCCGGCAGCCGCCCCGCTGCTCACCCATGCCATCCGCAGTATCAATCCCGCCGACACCGACTTCTCGGACCTGGAGTTTCTGCGCCAGGAAATTGGCGGGGCGCGGGTGGTGATGCTGGGCGAGCCCACCCATGGCGTGGGCACGGCCACTGAGGCCAAAATCCGGCTGATTCGGTTCCTGAAGGAACGAATGGGCTTTACCACGGTGGCCTTCGAAAGTGGCTTCTATGCCCTGGACCGTGCCGAGCGGGAAATCCAGCGGGGCGCGCCGGTACCGGCGGCCATTTCGGCCTCGGTGTATCCGGTCTGGACCCAGACGCAGGAGTTTCAGGCCATGCTGCCGCTGCTGGGCAAAGGCGGCTTGCGCGTCACCGGTTTCGACTCGCAGGTGAGTTGGAACGACGACGAGATGCTTGAGGAACTGGAAGTGTTCCTCAAGCCCGAAAAAGGTGCCGACGGCATTGCCTACGACTACCTCGACGAGTGCGTGAGCATGATGGGCGAGCATAACATCTTCCCACCCTCGCACCAGATTCTGCTCTTTGATATGCAGCTGGGGAAGGCCCGCAAGCTGCTGACCAAAGTAGCGGCCGGCCCCGATGCCCGGCGGCGGGAGCGGGCCACCTTCTGGCTGCAACAGGTACGCAGCCTGCAAGCTTTAGCGCACGATTACGCCACCAACGACCCGGCCGTGAAAGACTCCGCTGAGTTCAAGGCCAAAGACAGCAACGCCCGCGACGCCCAGATGGCCGATAACCTACTATGGTATCTGCGCCAGCACCCACAGGAAAAGGTGGTCTGCTGGGGCGCTATCGGGCACCTGGCCGGCAAAGTGATCGGACTGGAACAACCGGAGCTGCAGGAGTTCAAGCCCATGGGCCAGACCGTGAAAGCGGCGCTGGGCCCCGAGGCGGTGTATGTGCTCAGCACGCTGGCCGGCGGCGGCACCCACGGCTTCGGCTACTGGGGCAAGCACCAGCTGGTGCCACCGCCCGCCTCCGGTTCTCTGGAAGCCGACCTGCTTGCCCAGGGGCAGGACTACAGCTTCATTAGCCTCAAGCACGACGCGCCTAGCCGCCGCCTGACCACGCATGCATTCGAGTTTCTGCCGGTTGCCGGCCCTTGGAGCGAGGCCGTGGATGGGTTTCTGTTCCTGAAAACCATTGAGCCGCCGCACGCCGCTACGGGTATTGTCGCGGATGCTACACCAGCGGCGGCCGAAACACCCGCCAACCAGCCGCCGGGCCGGTTGGGCCAGCAGAATGCCGCTACCCAGCGCCCCGTTGCCAAAACCGGCGCGGCTTTCCCTCTCAGCGGTGTGGTGCTCGACCGCAAAACCGGGCAGCCAGTGCCCTTTGCCACGGTGGCCGTGCCCGCCCGCAGCGCCGGTACCGTGACGGATGCGCAGGGCCGGTTCCGGCTGGAAGTGCGCCGGGGTGAGTTGGTGCAGATCAGCAGCATCGGCTACGAGCCGGCTACGCTGGTGGCGGCAGCTGGTTCCGCGCTGCAGGTGCGCCTCGCGCCGGCTGCTTTTGCTTTGGCCGATGTGCGCGTGAGTGCCCAGTCGCAGGACCCGAAGCGGATTATGAAAAAGGTGATTAAGGCTGCGGAAACCAACTACGAGCGGCAGGATTACACCCAGCAGGCCTACACCCGGCGGCGGGCCATCAACTTTGATACGCTACGAAGCGACGTGGAGTATACCAGTCAGCTATGGACTCCAGCTGGTTATCATAACTGGGGTGGCGGCTTTCTGATGATGGAGCCAACACCAATCGAACAGGTGCAGCAGAAGAACGATCTGGCTCAGGTAGTTTCCGCTACGCGACCTGCTACTCTTGAGGAAGGCGGCCATGGGTTTGCGGGCGGCTTCGATCCAGTGCGTATTTCGCCATTGTTCAAGAACAGTATGCTGGGCAAGTACCAGCTGCGCCTGGATACTATTGAGCAACGTGACGGGCAATCGGTATACGTGATTCGCTTCGCGGCCAAGCGCGCTAGCCACCGGGCTACTGGTATGTATCTGACGGCAGGCTACTCCGGTCGGGTTTATGTGCGCCAGGACAATTACGCGGTAGTACGCTACGAAGCCTTGTGGCAGGATGATACCATCCAAAACAACTCGATTGCGCGCAAATACTATGGTCGGGGCAATACGATTGCCCGCCTCTACGACCGGGTGTATACGACAAGTCGCACGACCCATGTGGTCATGTATCAGCAGGCGGTAAATGGCCGGTACTATGCGGCTGGCAGTATTGCCCAAGCTGCTTCTATCGGACGCGTGCTGGGCAATTCTCCCTTCCACGGTCAGCTGACCTGCGAGGTATACTTCACGCCCCCCAAGTTGGTAAATGCGGCTGAAATACCGGATCCGAAGCTAAAGGGTGACTTGGGTGGTGGTGGCCGTTGGCAGCTCGCCAAAGTGCCTTACCGCCCTGAGTTCTGGCAAACCTACCAGCGCCCCGTGCCCGCCGAGCCGGCCCCGACGCTGGAGGCGGGCAAGTAAGCATCCGCCGGCAGACTGGTTGCCGGACGGCCGTATATTGCCTGATGGCAGCAGTGCAGTTGCCCAACCTCAGGGCTCTTTTTATGGCTTTTTCCCTCCGCAACGCGTTTCAGGTGGCCGCTACGTCGGCCGAGCTGGCCCACTTCCGGCAGGCGGCCTGGCGGCTGTACCAGCCCGCCGTACCGGTGCCGGTGCAGGCGTTTGGGCAGGCGTGGCAGCTGCGGCCGGGCCTCACATTTACGCCGTTTGCCAACGCAGTGCGCTGCAATGCGCACTGCGCTTTCTGCTCGGAAGAGTTGCAGCGCGACGCCGACCACCGCCTCACGGCCAAGCGTCTGATTGATGACTACCCGGCGTATTTCAAGCGGTTGGCCGATGTGCTGCGGCCTTTTCGGGGCTTTCCGCTGGGGTTGAGTTTGTCGGGTCTGGAGGCGACGGCCGAGCCGCGCTGGCTGCGCGACCTGCTGGTTTGCCTGCGCGGGCTGGAGCAGGAGGGCGTAGTGTTTGACGAGAAGGTGCTCTACACCAACGGTAGCGGCCTGGCCACCAGCCCTGATCTGGGGTTGGCTTTGCAGGATTTCGGGCTGACCCGATTGGAACTCTCCCGCTGCCACCCCGACGAAGCAGTGAACCAAGGCATCATGCGCTTCAACCGCAACCAGCCCATCCGGCACAACGCCGTGTACGAGGCCACCGTGCGGTGGCTGCACGCGCATTTGGCTATCAAAAACTCGTGCATCCTCACCCGCGCTGGCGTGGCCACGTTGCCTGATGTAGAGCAATATTTGGCGTGGGCGGCTGGGTTGGGGGTGCGACAGGTGGTGTTCCGGGAGCTGAGCCGGCTGGAAGGTAGCTATCTGCCTAACGTGTTTACGGAGTGGATTGAAGCCCAGCGGGTGCCCATCGAGCCCCTGCTGGCGGCCGTGGTACCCTCGCTGGAAAACCCGCGGGCCGGCTGGCAGTATGCGGGCAGCACCTTCGGATACTATTATTATAACGAGCACTACCGCTATCAGGGCCTTGATGTCATCTTCGAAACCTCCAGTTATCCCGCCCTGCAGGCCGCTACCGCCACGGATGTCGTGCAGAAGCTTATCCTG is from Hymenobacter yonginensis and encodes:
- a CDS encoding lipocalin-like domain-containing protein, yielding MKTLSHPFRYLASLLMLVSLFAASCGSKEGKVEGVNMLYGTQSKVWKTDKELSAAGDKVKQTDAQEDERITFFANGQYNMTSPAGAVNGKYTFDQAGKTITMTPDGAAQSNTFNVVTLTDDKLTLKSAAGAELRLEKE
- a CDS encoding erythromycin esterase family protein, translated to MPVNFRLLAACCLLTAATAPALAQPTTPATTAPAAAPLLTHAIRSINPADTDFSDLEFLRQEIGGARVVMLGEPTHGVGTATEAKIRLIRFLKERMGFTTVAFESGFYALDRAEREIQRGAPVPAAISASVYPVWTQTQEFQAMLPLLGKGGLRVTGFDSQVSWNDDEMLEELEVFLKPEKGADGIAYDYLDECVSMMGEHNIFPPSHQILLFDMQLGKARKLLTKVAAGPDARRRERATFWLQQVRSLQALAHDYATNDPAVKDSAEFKAKDSNARDAQMADNLLWYLRQHPQEKVVCWGAIGHLAGKVIGLEQPELQEFKPMGQTVKAALGPEAVYVLSTLAGGGTHGFGYWGKHQLVPPPASGSLEADLLAQGQDYSFISLKHDAPSRRLTTHAFEFLPVAGPWSEAVDGFLFLKTIEPPHAATGIVADATPAAAETPANQPPGRLGQQNAATQRPVAKTGAAFPLSGVVLDRKTGQPVPFATVAVPARSAGTVTDAQGRFRLEVRRGELVQISSIGYEPATLVAAAGSALQVRLAPAAFALADVRVSAQSQDPKRIMKKVIKAAETNYERQDYTQQAYTRRRAINFDTLRSDVEYTSQLWTPAGYHNWGGGFLMMEPTPIEQVQQKNDLAQVVSATRPATLEEGGHGFAGGFDPVRISPLFKNSMLGKYQLRLDTIEQRDGQSVYVIRFAAKRASHRATGMYLTAGYSGRVYVRQDNYAVVRYEALWQDDTIQNNSIARKYYGRGNTIARLYDRVYTTSRTTHVVMYQQAVNGRYYAAGSIAQAASIGRVLGNSPFHGQLTCEVYFTPPKLVNAAEIPDPKLKGDLGGGGRWQLAKVPYRPEFWQTYQRPVPAEPAPTLEAGK
- a CDS encoding radical SAM protein — its product is MAFSLRNAFQVAATSAELAHFRQAAWRLYQPAVPVPVQAFGQAWQLRPGLTFTPFANAVRCNAHCAFCSEELQRDADHRLTAKRLIDDYPAYFKRLADVLRPFRGFPLGLSLSGLEATAEPRWLRDLLVCLRGLEQEGVVFDEKVLYTNGSGLATSPDLGLALQDFGLTRLELSRCHPDEAVNQGIMRFNRNQPIRHNAVYEATVRWLHAHLAIKNSCILTRAGVATLPDVEQYLAWAAGLGVRQVVFRELSRLEGSYLPNVFTEWIEAQRVPIEPLLAAVVPSLENPRAGWQYAGSTFGYYYYNEHYRYQGLDVIFETSSYPALQAATATDVVQKLILHSDGTLSGDWDPQSRVLSCMAAPQIVETLSDKA